The genomic stretch TCCTGAGCCAAAGTCCCTGCCTACTTCACCTTTTCTCTCTGCAAGCAAAGCTAAGCCCAATAAAGAGGAtaactgcttcaaactcaagattTAAAGGCCCACACCCAAGATTTGAAGAGCCAACTAGAAGATCAgcagagtagtatatataggagtggCTTTGAATTAGATAGGGAGTTTTTTTTTGGGGGAAAACTTTAGGAGCTTTGGGCAgagaactactctctgtattttactttctttgcaacttctagttttactttcatgatgtattctccatctttgtttttattttcgagagctatgaacaactaaacccatttcattgggttagggagctctgctgcaatttgatggatcaataattagttttcattcttctttttctatcttttctcttgattttactagaaagctttcaatcttcatccaattgggtagttatcttggaaaaaaactattcatacttggatctcttctgaaccttggaagaggaatgaagagatcatgctagaaatgctttctcatgctggatcaaattgggtttggatggatatgtgactataatcctaccaatacttgatttgggaatgcatgtggtataatcagtgaccatacttcatctcttctcatgagcaattgaccaaggaattggctattgatcaagatttgagagattggattaccaaggaattggaattcgatcacttaagattgcctaggagatcaatgaatgcattgattgaggaaaagatgaaaatgaatttgatccggagaatgcaacatctcctaagcccaatgaactccccatttctgatcttgcccattttctttaatttctgccatttacttttatgagcatttccccattcccatttaagattctgcaatttactttctgccatttacattCAGCTCTTTatttctagcatttactttttctgctatttacttttccgtaatttaattttctgcaagtCTAAAATCAAATTCTGGTttgctcaactagaacattcctctaattaaagttgtttgatcaatcaatctctgtgggattcgacctcactctatagtgagtttttacttgatgacaattcggtacacttgccgaaggaaatttgttgagagacaagttttctgtgcatcaagtttatggcgccgttgccggggattgattttgtatcaacaatgattaagttggaggataactagattgagcatttttaaTTTTGCTGATTTAAATTTCTGGTTGAGCAATTTACTTTCAGTTTAAATTGTTTTTCTTCCTCATCCCCTATACCCTCTctattttctattctttttttaGTTGATCATAATTCAGcctactaactgtttgatatattgcatcactcacactaacagcATTTTTTTACAAGAATAGTTTCTGCATTTATTTCCTTCCTTGTGCCTTGTTgattgtatgacagggagaagaagtggggcttcaacttcctttgattctaaatctgagaggaccttccttagattaaggagggaagcaagaggaaaAAGAGTAGTAGGtgctgaagaagaggaagagtacttcgaacccaacatggaagagaatttggagaacaatcatgaagaagaagctcataaTCATGCCAGAGAAGGCCATGCAAACCAGGCTGGGCATGAAAGGAGGGTCTTAGgatcctatatcaatcctaatcctggaaactgtgggagcagcattcagaaacccaccatacatgccaacaatttcgagctataacctcagctcatcactttggtgcaaaataattgctcatttgcaggaggtgctcaagaagaccctaaccaacacttgaccaccttcttgaggatttgtgacacggtgaagtccaatggagtccaccccGATGTCTATAGGTTACTCTtgttccccttttcactcagggacaaggcatcaaagtggcttgaatcctttccaaaggagagcttgacgaattgggaggaggtagtgaacaagtttttggcaaggttttacccccctcaaaggatcaataggctgagAACTAAAGTGCAGACGTTCAGACAGTAAGATGgggagacactttatgaagcttgggaaaggttcaaagacctaacaaggagatgcccaccagagatgtttaatgagtgggtccaacttcacatcttctatgaaggtctttcctatgagtcaaagaagactgtggatcattcatcaggaggatctttaaacaagaagaaaaccattgaagaagccatagatgtcattgaaacagttgctaagaatgactacttctatgcctctgaaagaagtaacactagaggagtaatggagctgaaccacatggatgcactgttagcccaaaacaagatgatcaccaatcagctagcagatcttaccaagaaggcggaagagaaccaagttgcggcagccatcacctcatcaccaactcaagaaggagtaaacataggagaagaaggtgactgggagcaaGCCAATTATGTGggaaactcacctagacaagtccatgatccatactccaaaacttacaactctggatggagaaatcaccccaacttcggatggaaatcaacaagaccaaggccaagatcAAAGACGTCCAAATCCCAGCAACATAGCTCACCAACATGCCACACCTAGACCATATCAACACTCACATAACAACCCCTCTCAACACCTATACCAAAGCCAACCTAACCATTCTCATTCCTCCAATCTCAACTCACCATCACCTTCTGATGACAAACTCTCAAGGATTGAGAACTTACTGGAGGACATATACAAAGAGATTCAAGACAACAAGGTGTTCAAGGAGGAAGTGCGAGCCAACTTTAAGAACCAGGGAGACACCATCCAAAGGTTGGAATCTCAAGTAGGTTATCTCTCCGAGCACATTCCCAAACCTACAGATGGATTCCCAAGTGATACGGAGAACAATCCgagaggagaaacaaagaaagtaagatgAGAGGATTGCAAGATGGTCACTATAAGTGATCAGGAGACCAAGGACGTGCCAAATAAGCTtcagaacaacttgaagatacCTCAGCAGAGAAGCAGGAAAAAGATCAccaagaacccaaaatctcacaACAAGAGTTGCTGAGACTCTATGCACCCTTCCCCCAATTACTCAATGGTGCTGTggagaagagaatatactcaagGTTTCTTGATTTGTTTGCATCCCTCCATGTAAACATACCATTCATCAAGACCCTCCAACAAATGCCGGCATACATCAAGTATATGAAGGAGCTACTTTCCAGGAAAAGCTCACTCAAGGGAGGCCAAACTATAGTGATGAATAAGGAAtgcagtgctctcattcaaccaGAGTTGCCTACAAAAAGAAAGGACCCAGGAAGTTTCTACATTCCCTGTGCCATAGGAGAAACCATGTTTGATAAAAGACTCTGCGatttgggagcaagcatcaacttaatgcccttATCCCTTATGAAGAGGCTGCAGATCAATGAGATAATGCCCACAGATGTAGTCATCAggctggctgacaaaactcaaaaacaagcaATAGGAGTGGTGGAAAACGTGTTGGTAATGGTTGGAAAATACTTCCTCCCAACAGAAATTGTCATATTGGACATGGAAGAGAGTCACACTCACCCAATCATAttgggaagaccattcctagctaCAGCCAGAGCACTCATAAATGTGGAGCGAGGGGAGCTAATTCTGAAGATCCATGATGAACAGCTCACTTTCAATGTTTTCAAACGCTCACAAGAAACAGATCAAGAGAACAAGGAACCAAGGAAGGATCACAGTGAGATACTGAAGGAAGAAACAAGCACTGAAGCACTACCAGCACATATGGGAACTCCCTTGATTGAGGAACAAGGCAAACAGCAATTGCCACAGCTCAAAGAAAAGCAGGAGGAACCTAAACCACCAGAATCATATGAGACCAGTAACCACATTTCCTTAGAGGAAGAGGTCACAAAGAGTAAGACAACATCACAAGGAACAAAGAAGTAGGTACCAAGGAGGTGGAGGaacaagaagatccctaccGAGGACTTCTCtccaggggataaagtgatcTCAGCTTACTTCCCAGATATTCCCCCAAATCTCCCCACTGTACCATCTCAGTTACCTAAGGTCTTCACTATCAATAGAGTTCTCTCCTTGGAACATGTAGAGATCATTGATACAACCACTGGATATAGGTCTACTGCCAGAGGAGAAGACTTAAAGCACTATCAACCTCCCAGATAAAGGAAAAACGTCAAGCTAGTAatgctaaagaagcgcttcatgggaggcaacccatgttttataTGCTTTTAGAATAGTGAATAATTCAATATTCATGAGTTCCAAACCAACCTTGACAAATACTTGGTgaaatccttattatgcagtatATAGTGaagaacaagtttggtgttcaagaCATACCAAGAGAGCATGAATGCAATTTAGATCATGCTATTCTTGGAGCCTTGAACAGAAACTTTTCATCACATTGctacaaactaagtttggtgtcacccaTGGTGCCACCAAGGTGCATATAAGGATAAACAGTTAGTTAGTTAGCTGGTATTCATGAATAAGCCATCTAATGTTTTCCTTATTACTCTTGCCGAAAAGTTtagctttttcaataatattagttttttttattttattttataggaAAAAGGAAAGGAGCATTGAAGGGGATTGATTGGACAATTAAATGAGGAAGGTTTGGACACCACAAAAGGAGGGTACTACACACATGCATCAAGGGGGGATGCATTGGAAaatgttgccatgcaacattgaaAAGGATGAGACCATTGAAGACCGGACAAAATTCTTCATAAAGTTGATGATCCTTGTCCTTTCTCCATGCTAAACCCCATCCGTCCATCTTATACTCACAACATCTATCCAAACCCTTCATTTTGCCCACCACTTCCCTATATAAGTAGTTCTCCCTCCATACCCCTTTCACATTCCAAATTCCCCTCTTTTGTGCTTCTCATTTTCGGAACTCAGCATCAAAAATACCCTCTCCCACTCTATTTCAACCTCACCAATAATCATTATCTGTCCACAAACTTCACCACCATCACACATTAACTCCCAATTATGGCATCTCCAAGCTctaagagaagaaaagaaaaggaaccCATGGAGTATCATCAAGAAGGATATTATGACCCAACAAACATCAACTTGGGTCACATCAGAGGAGCCATCGATGATTTGTCAAGGATATACATGGAAGGACAAGAACAACAACTACAATTTCAATCTCAGAGAATGGATCGACAAGAGGAAATGCTAACAAATTGGATGAATCAACAAAGGGAATGGCAGAAACAACTAGTGGAGCAGCAACAAGAGCACTATTCCCAGCTTACTCAGGCCATCAATCAAGTGTCTGAAAGGCAAGAAAGCCAAGATAAACGCCTCCAAGAACTCAACCAGCGGCAGCAAGCTCAGATGAAAGCATTCAATGAGTTCAGTGTACTTAATGAAGGACGGCAACTACATAGGGAGGAGTTCAAcgtaaacactcaagccaagtTGAATTACATGTCTAGTCATATGCATCATCTACACTATGCCATCCCTACATATGATGAGGTCCAAAAAGACTttgtaaaacaagaagaagggAAAGTGAAACAACAGAAGGAaacattaaagaagaagatggaagatGCTGGGTTTTGGAAGAAGTTGATTGGAAAAAGCAAAGGGAGTGGAAGTTCAAGCGCTCAGGAGGGACAAAAAGAAGACAAACAAGGAGGGGAGCATGGGCATCCACATgagtaaaaggtggtggagttccttCTTTGGTCCAtctttttctatgctttaaataaggaagatcttgtgtgaaatagaacatgcttccatgatagtttgaattttgttttcaattctaTCTTTAAGTTTCTCACAGCTTAGGTCTATGTTTGCTAGTCTGAATGTCACTGCATCTTTTCCTTACTTAATTATATGCTTGTCCCTTTTAATCAAATGAAAAGAGAATGAGTGTTTTATAAAGGACCAGAGTGGAGTTCATATTATGGAGTAAGTTCCTAAGTTTGTGGTGTAatcataagttagctaagttggttcaccaacaaggTGGGAAGACAACTATCTATCATGAATCCTATGCTTTGAACATACCCCATGAGGCTAACTAAATAACAAGATcctaaaaagaaaaagggaaagaacaatcaaagttgaagaataaaagaaaatagcaAGAAAagaggctaggcaccaagggtttgagTCTTGAGGAATGTGTCTATGGTGTTCTTGTACcaaggatctgcttggattacTAAGCTCtcaggggtgccttatcacctGGTAatttgggttaactaacccgggattatcagctgaaagtccactatcaagagcaatctttgctacagaacatttagtagcccaaagaggtgctggacaccaagacctcaaggaaataaaataaacaaaccatgtgcctgtggtgtgtatgtatgggggagagacttgaggaagtaagtccttaggggtgtttcaacacctagcaccttgaaccaactggttcgggagtgttggctgaaagcttattcTAAAGAGTTGccccttacagagcacttagcccAAGAACACAAATAAACCCTGAAATGACAacaaaaggatcaatgaatAAAAGTCTCATGGGATGTAATCAAGTGAGTATTCTAAGACATGATAAAAGTCTGAAAGCCAGTgaaggaatgaacctaagttgctatgcatgaaaccaccataaaacCAGGGACATGacttccacaagaatgactcatttctcttggaattccattcatcattctcttgttccagtacttgcttagggacaagcaagctttaagtttggtgttgtgatgccagggcattttggccagtttcactaacctttctttactatttttagggtagtttcatgcattttcttaagaaataagctagttttgggtagatattcacttacatcTTGTTTCAAACATACATTGtgcactttacatgatttcatgagaattttgcatgaattgtatgacaaattggatgatgcatgtctcatgacttggactagaactttgatgcactttgctgcttgatttcaggacaaaggaagcaaagaagaaccacgttagcatTCACGTTAGTCTAACTAACGTGACctctaacgtggaatgggagctAGCTTGCAAAGTTAGTGAGAAAGGTAATCGCCAATAACGccctcgaagccatcatagcccacgttaagagtcacgttaactaagttaacgtgaactctaacgtggaagaagaCAATAaggccaatgttagtgacactctcctttgtcactaacgttggaccaagctCATAATTGGCCAtgttagttgccacgttaacttagttaacatggACTCTAACGTTAAGAAACAAAAGAGAAACCAACATTAGTAACattcacctttgtcactaacgttggccaagcCTCCataagccacgttaactcccaccttaacttagttaacgtggaagctaacgtggagAGAGCAATTgatcgccaacgttagtgacacttacctttgtcactaacgttggggtgAACCACCAAGAGCCACCATGAGcaacgttaactcccacgttaactttgttaatgtggaagctaacgtggatAAAGAtatgatgagccaacgttagtgacactcacctttgtcactaatgttggagaTGGCTAACATAactacgttagaagccacgttaacttagttaacgtggactctaacgtgggaagTAGGGGCACATTgaaacgttagtgacaaaggtaagtgtcactaacgttctcgaagaaTTGGCATTactacgttagaagccacgttaacctagttaacgtggactctaacgtaaGGAGAAGGGGTGACTTAccacgttattgggaaaggtaagTCCCAATAACATATGCGAAGGACTAAGAGGCaatgttagtggtcacgttagtgccactaacattGAAGTCAACGTGATCATATTTGGGTtaggaacgttagtgaaaaaggtgattgtcactaacgttctcgatcCCACACTTTCACTTAACGTTGACACCACTAACGTCCTGA from Arachis stenosperma cultivar V10309 chromosome 9, arast.V10309.gnm1.PFL2, whole genome shotgun sequence encodes the following:
- the LOC130949928 gene encoding uncharacterized protein LOC130949928; the encoded protein is MPAYIKYMKELLSRKSSLKGGQTIVMNKECSALIQPELPTKRKDPGSFYIPCAIGETMFDKRLCDLGASINLMPLSLMKRLQINEIMPTDVVIRLADKTQKQAIGVVENVLVMVGKYFLPTEIVILDMEESHTHPIILGRPFLATARALINVERGELILKIHDEQLTFNVFKRSQETDQENKEPRKDHSEILKEETSTEALPAHMGTPLIEEQGKQQLPQLKEKQEEPKPPESYETSNHISLEEEVTKSKTTSQGTKK